Below is a genomic region from Prosthecobacter vanneervenii.
CTCACGGGTGACGGTGAAGAAGAGTTTGCCGTCGGTGGAGTAGCCATGCTTTTCGAGAAATGCGAGGCAGGAGCCGGCGGCATCGATCCAGTCGCGGCGTTTCTCCACGGTATTGTAGAGCGTGGATAGCATCCATGCAGCGCGCCCTTGGAACCAGATGCTCTTGTCTGTGTCCAGGATGGAGCCGTCGCGATCCAGAGAGGTGATGATGCCGTCATGTTCGCGGTCCATGCCGTGCTGCATCCAGAATGGCATGACATCCTGCAGCAGGGTACGGTGGTAGAACTCCTTCAGCGTCTGGCGGTGGGCGGGATCGGCTAGAGTGCGGGTCATGCCGCCCACTCTGGCGGCTCTGCGGAAAAGGTCACGCGTTCCTTGGTCAAAGGATGGGTGAAAGAGATGCGCTGAGCATGCAGGCAGAGCGGCGGATCGCCGACGGCGAGGGTCTGGGTCTCGCCGATTTCACCATTGGGGAGATAGGCGGCGTCTCCCACAATCGGGAAACCGAGATGCCAGAGGTGGATGCGGATCTGATTGGTGCGGCCGGTCAGCGGTCGGGCCTCCAGCAGGGCGGTGCCATCGGCATCTCGGCGCAGCACGCGGAACTCGGTGCGGGCTGGCTGGCCATCGGGATCCACGCTGCGGCCGCCCAACTTGCCGGCCTCGCTGCTGATGGGGGCTTCACAGGCGAACTCATCTTGGGACGGGTGCCCTTTGACGCGGGCCAGATAAACTTTCTCGACCTCACCTTGTTCAAACTGGGGCTGAACCATGCTGGCGAAATGGCGTGTCTTGCACAGCGCGGTGACGCCGGTGGTGTTGGCGTCGAGGCGATGCACGCTGCGCGGCTTGAGGGGATGCCAGACGGTGTTGAGGATGTATTGCAGCGTGTTGCGATTAAACCTGCCGCCCACATGTACAGGGAGGGGGGCTGGCTTGTTGAGGACGATGATAGCCTCGTCTTCAAAAAGCACGCGGATGTCTGCATTCACATCCGGTTCGCGCTGAGCTGGCTTGAGGTGGAGGTAGCGTTCTCCGGCGCGCACGATCTGATCTGCAGGGACGATGGTGCGGTCATCCGTGACGATGCGGCCAGCTTCGCAGACGGCGAGCCATTCCTCGCGTGGGATGTGGGGCATCACATGGCAGAGGCAGTTCAGGATGGTGAGATGGTCGCAGGCCTCGGGTACATTGAGTGGGCGCGTCTGATCATAGGGCACGCTGCCTGGAAGCGGGGTCACCGCTTTGCGCAGGGCCGCGTGGCGCTGCTCCAGATTTTCCTGCTGCTGCTGCTCGGTGGTCTTGAAGCAGTAGGGGCAGGACACATGCTCCACGTAGCGGGGATCTGCCTGCTCTTCTGCGGAGAGCGGGGTCTGGCAGGCGAAGCACTGGGAGGAGGCAGTCTCATGCAGGCCGGGATCGACACCGACACGCTGGTCAAAGAC
It encodes:
- a CDS encoding sulfurtransferase, with protein sequence MSATATITNISCYQFAELSGLKEMRARLLERCKCLGLKGTILLSTEGINMFVAGVRENVDTLVDELRAIPGLEPLKPKYSESTDQPFRRMLVRIKKEIIAFGVEGIEPAKYTSPRLEPKVLKQWLDEGRPIILYDTRNDYEVKLGTFKGAVVAGIDTFRDFPEAVRQLPPDMKKAEVVSFCTGGIRCEKAAPFMEREGFEHVWQLEGGILKYFEECGSAHYEGECFVFDQRVGVDPGLHETASSQCFACQTPLSAEEQADPRYVEHVSCPYCFKTTEQQQQENLEQRHAALRKAVTPLPGSVPYDQTRPLNVPEACDHLTILNCLCHVMPHIPREEWLAVCEAGRIVTDDRTIVPADQIVRAGERYLHLKPAQREPDVNADIRVLFEDEAIIVLNKPAPLPVHVGGRFNRNTLQYILNTVWHPLKPRSVHRLDANTTGVTALCKTRHFASMVQPQFEQGEVEKVYLARVKGHPSQDEFACEAPISSEAGKLGGRSVDPDGQPARTEFRVLRRDADGTALLEARPLTGRTNQIRIHLWHLGFPIVGDAAYLPNGEIGETQTLAVGDPPLCLHAQRISFTHPLTKERVTFSAEPPEWAA